One Agrococcus jenensis genomic region harbors:
- a CDS encoding methionine ABC transporter ATP-binding protein has translation MPTSDPVASLEHVTVSYGTTRALDDVTLDVASGEIIGVIGESGAGKSTLLRLLDAVEHPSAGSIRLLGTDPAALATRELRALRRRIGMVFQGFNLLSNRTVRQNVALPLKLQRTNDPQLVDSLLDYVGLADRAHHYPAQLSGGQQQRVAIARALVTRPGLLLADEPTSALDSRTTEGILQLLADARRDFGTTVVLVTHELEAVGAICDRVAVLEQGVLRSVFPVARTDYGREHASYLEHAQRVLGA, from the coding sequence CTACGGCACGACGCGCGCCCTCGACGACGTCACCCTCGACGTCGCGAGCGGCGAGATCATCGGCGTGATCGGGGAGTCGGGCGCCGGCAAGTCGACCCTGCTGCGCCTGCTCGACGCGGTCGAGCACCCCTCCGCGGGCAGCATCCGGCTGCTCGGCACCGATCCCGCGGCGCTCGCGACCCGCGAGCTGCGTGCGCTCCGCCGGCGCATCGGGATGGTGTTCCAGGGCTTCAACCTGCTATCGAACCGCACGGTGCGGCAGAACGTCGCCCTGCCGCTCAAGCTGCAGCGCACGAACGACCCGCAGCTCGTCGACAGCCTGCTCGACTACGTCGGCCTCGCCGATCGCGCCCACCACTACCCGGCGCAACTGTCCGGCGGCCAGCAGCAGCGCGTCGCCATCGCCCGCGCGCTCGTCACGCGGCCCGGGCTGCTGCTCGCCGACGAGCCGACGAGCGCGCTCGACAGCCGCACGACCGAGGGCATCCTGCAGCTGCTCGCCGACGCCCGCCGCGACTTCGGCACGACCGTCGTGCTCGTCACGCACGAGCTCGAGGCGGTCGGCGCGATCTGCGACCGCGTCGCGGTGCTCGAGCAGGGCGTGCTGCGGAGCGTCTTCCCGGTCGCGCGGACGGACTACGGCCGCGAGCACGCGAGCTACCTCGAGCACGCGCAGCGGGTGCTCGGCGCATGA
- a CDS encoding methionine ABC transporter permease, which translates to MNGLLTSLAANADQIGIALAETGYMLAFSLAAAVIIGLPLGVTIFLTRPGGALERKPVWRIANLYVSVIRSFPFLLLVVFLIPLTRALYGTTFGTEAATFPLCFVGVAIYARLVEQILLEIPPGVLQAARSMGADVRQTVVHFLLVEGRSGLVYALTSAAISLISYSTVLGIVGGGGIGDFALRFGYQEYDYPLMYSIIAIVIIGVLLLQTAGERVSSALDKR; encoded by the coding sequence ATGAACGGTCTGCTCACATCCCTCGCCGCCAACGCCGACCAGATCGGCATCGCGCTCGCCGAGACCGGCTACATGCTGGCGTTCTCGCTCGCGGCGGCCGTCATCATCGGCCTGCCGCTCGGCGTCACGATCTTCCTCACCCGCCCCGGCGGTGCGCTGGAGCGCAAGCCTGTCTGGCGGATCGCCAACCTCTACGTGTCGGTCATCCGCTCGTTCCCCTTCCTGCTGCTCGTCGTCTTCCTGATCCCGCTCACCCGCGCGCTCTACGGCACGACCTTCGGCACCGAGGCCGCGACCTTCCCGCTCTGCTTCGTGGGCGTCGCCATCTACGCCCGGCTCGTCGAGCAGATCCTGCTCGAGATCCCGCCGGGCGTGCTGCAGGCCGCCCGGTCGATGGGGGCGGATGTGCGGCAGACGGTCGTGCACTTCCTCCTGGTCGAGGGTCGGTCGGGCCTCGTCTACGCCCTGACCTCCGCGGCGATCAGCCTCATCTCGTACTCGACGGTGCTCGGCATCGTCGGCGGCGGCGGCATCGGCGACTTCGCCCTGCGCTTCGGCTACCAGGAGTACGACTACCCCCTCATGTACTCGATCATCGCGATCGTCATCATCGGCGTCCTGCTGCTGCAGACCGCCGGCGAGCGCGTCTCGAGCGCCCTCGACAAGCGATGA
- a CDS encoding MetQ/NlpA family ABC transporter substrate-binding protein, translating into MTRASARPRHRIRHALAALAAGVGLLATGCAAPGGADAAEIVTIRVAATVTPMTDAVEAAAEVIEEGYEVELVPVSDYVQPNVLVQNDEIDANVVQFESFMEEFNERNGADLVVVQPVYATVVAFYSRTLESLDDLPDGGSVVIANDKANAARALQLLADNGIITLDPAVERFAARVSDIVDNPRNLEITEVDLLQLNTAYDEADAVYNLPSFARQIGLTPQDDGLVVEQDERFEVALVTRAGNADSPAIAALQRALTSDRVREVLEGLGVPPAF; encoded by the coding sequence ATGACCCGCGCATCCGCACGACCCCGCCACCGCATCCGCCACGCCCTCGCCGCCCTCGCGGCAGGCGTCGGCCTGCTCGCCACCGGCTGCGCCGCACCGGGCGGCGCGGATGCCGCCGAGATCGTCACGATCCGGGTGGCGGCCACCGTCACCCCCATGACCGACGCGGTCGAGGCGGCCGCCGAGGTGATCGAGGAGGGCTACGAGGTCGAGCTCGTGCCCGTGTCGGACTACGTGCAGCCCAACGTGCTCGTGCAGAACGACGAGATCGACGCCAACGTGGTGCAGTTCGAGTCGTTCATGGAGGAGTTCAACGAGCGGAACGGCGCCGACCTCGTCGTCGTGCAGCCCGTCTACGCGACGGTCGTCGCCTTCTACTCCCGCACCCTCGAGTCGCTCGACGACCTGCCCGACGGCGGCAGCGTCGTGATCGCAAACGACAAGGCGAACGCCGCCCGCGCCCTGCAGCTGCTCGCCGACAACGGGATCATCACCCTCGATCCCGCGGTCGAGCGCTTCGCCGCCCGCGTGAGCGACATCGTCGACAACCCACGGAACCTCGAGATCACCGAGGTCGACCTACTGCAGCTCAACACGGCCTACGACGAGGCGGATGCGGTCTACAACCTGCCGTCGTTCGCCCGCCAGATCGGGCTGACGCCCCAGGACGACGGGCTCGTCGTCGAGCAGGACGAGCGCTTCGAGGTGGCGCTCGTCACGCGCGCCGGCAACGCGGACTCGCCGGCCATCGCCGCCCTGCAGCGCGCGCTGACGAGCGACCGCGTGCGCGAGGTGCTCGAGGGCCTCGGGGTGCCGCCGGCGTTCTGA
- a CDS encoding beta-ketoacyl-[acyl-carrier-protein] synthase family protein, whose translation MSARAFVTGIGAVTPNGLDMASTWDAVVGGRSGIRALEGIDVSDLAVKVGGQVRGFDPLAHVSRSDAKRLDRHALYGIAAAAEAMAGFVAHDPHRFGVTAATGSGAVSLTQDAVRALDANGPRRVPPGVVVYGGPDAAAAFLSERYGALGAGVGTAATCASGAVGLGDALRAIRHGYADAVLVVGADDCLNRVNLAVNSMLGALAPGFADEPWRASRPFDRARSGFVMSAGATALLVESEEHARRRGANVLGEIAGYGVTSDAYHATAPRPDGSGAAAAMRQALDDAHCSPADVDHVNAHGTGTPLNDAMEAAALRTVFGDGLGAVPVTSTKSTTGHLLGGAGTLEAALSLLAMRDGVIPPTINLDDPAFPELDVVAHDARPAALRTVLSTSFGFGGHNAALVLRSV comes from the coding sequence GTGAGCGCCCGCGCCTTCGTCACCGGCATCGGCGCGGTGACGCCGAACGGCCTCGACATGGCGTCGACGTGGGACGCCGTCGTCGGCGGCCGCAGCGGCATCCGCGCCCTCGAGGGCATCGACGTCTCGGACCTCGCGGTCAAGGTCGGCGGGCAGGTGCGCGGCTTCGACCCGCTCGCGCACGTCTCGCGGAGCGACGCCAAGCGGCTCGACCGGCACGCGCTCTACGGCATCGCGGCCGCCGCCGAGGCGATGGCGGGCTTCGTCGCGCATGACCCGCACCGGTTCGGGGTGACCGCCGCGACCGGCTCGGGGGCGGTGTCGCTCACGCAGGACGCGGTGCGAGCGCTCGACGCGAACGGCCCGCGCCGGGTGCCGCCCGGTGTCGTGGTCTACGGCGGTCCGGATGCGGCGGCCGCGTTCCTGAGCGAGCGGTACGGCGCGCTAGGGGCCGGCGTCGGCACCGCCGCGACCTGCGCGAGCGGCGCGGTCGGGCTCGGCGACGCGCTGCGCGCGATCCGCCACGGCTACGCCGACGCGGTGCTCGTCGTCGGCGCGGACGACTGCCTGAACCGCGTGAACCTCGCGGTGAACTCGATGCTCGGCGCGCTGGCGCCGGGCTTCGCCGACGAGCCGTGGCGGGCGAGCCGCCCCTTCGATCGGGCGCGCAGCGGCTTCGTCATGTCGGCCGGCGCCACCGCGCTGCTCGTCGAGTCCGAGGAGCATGCGCGCCGCCGCGGGGCGAACGTGCTGGGCGAGATCGCCGGCTACGGCGTCACCTCCGACGCGTACCACGCGACCGCGCCGCGCCCGGATGGCAGCGGCGCCGCCGCCGCGATGCGCCAGGCGCTCGACGACGCGCACTGCTCCCCCGCCGACGTCGACCACGTGAACGCGCACGGCACCGGCACGCCGCTCAACGACGCGATGGAGGCCGCGGCGCTCCGCACCGTCTTCGGCGACGGGCTCGGCGCGGTGCCGGTGACGTCGACGAAGTCGACGACCGGCCACCTGCTCGGCGGCGCCGGCACGCTCGAGGCGGCACTGTCGCTGCTCGCGATGCGCGACGGCGTCATCCCGCCGACGATCAACCTCGACGATCCCGCGTTCCCCGAGCTCGACGTCGTCGCGCACGACGCTCGGCCGGCGGCGCTGCGGACCGTGCTGTCGACGTCGTTCGGCTTCGGCGGCCACAACGCCGCGCTCGTGCTGCGCTCGGTCTGA
- a CDS encoding class I adenylate-forming enzyme family protein, producing MTFTGSIIAVAESDPGRLALAGDGERITYGDLRAECSRIRSGIEQLLGGPGATPAGRTSAETGGVPIIAISLSRAIDIARWISGVTSFRAIIAVLDPLWPEEHRLETIRRVDPAIVVTDDASFEHALAGLEPWGGTAVSLDRFDAVAAEAPASAGPEVRPRDEPFLLLFTSGTTDLPKGFLRTRGSWDINVSVSRAFLGAEEGMRTLAPGPVSYSLTLYALVEVLATGGSLHLQSGFDAVAAVRTIEEERIERFVGVPAMLLALAAAAERSPSGAGALASLRTVITGGANQGERIRDVFEAAVPGARLRSYYGASEIGFIGYSDVGDGTRLTPFDGVEVAVRDDAGRSLPDGEIGTLHVRVASAVEGYLAATSAERITDADGWSSVHDLAALADGTIELAGRAGDIAVSGGHKVSLPQVERALATVPGCESCCAVALPDASLGAIVAVVVEGDRDAVPPKARMQQALRRLLAPQFVPHRYYRAAALPRTAGGKIRRVAVADLIADGTAERL from the coding sequence GTGACGTTCACCGGCAGCATCATCGCCGTCGCCGAGTCGGATCCCGGGCGGCTCGCGCTCGCCGGCGACGGGGAGCGCATCACCTACGGCGATCTGCGCGCCGAGTGCTCGCGCATCCGCAGCGGCATCGAGCAGCTGCTCGGCGGGCCCGGCGCGACGCCTGCGGGACGCACGAGCGCGGAGACCGGCGGCGTGCCGATCATCGCCATCTCACTGTCGCGCGCGATCGACATCGCGCGCTGGATCAGCGGCGTGACGTCGTTCCGCGCGATCATCGCCGTGCTCGACCCGCTGTGGCCCGAGGAGCACCGGCTCGAGACCATCCGTCGCGTCGACCCGGCGATCGTCGTGACCGACGACGCGAGCTTCGAGCACGCGCTGGCAGGGCTCGAGCCCTGGGGAGGCACGGCCGTGTCGCTCGACCGCTTCGACGCGGTGGCGGCGGAGGCGCCTGCCTCGGCCGGCCCGGAGGTGCGGCCGCGCGACGAGCCGTTCCTGCTGCTGTTCACGTCCGGCACGACCGATCTGCCGAAGGGCTTCCTGCGCACGCGGGGCAGCTGGGACATCAACGTGAGCGTGAGCCGCGCCTTCCTCGGGGCGGAGGAGGGCATGCGCACGCTCGCGCCGGGGCCCGTCTCGTACAGCCTCACGCTCTACGCGCTCGTCGAGGTGCTGGCGACGGGCGGCTCGTTGCACCTGCAGTCGGGCTTCGACGCGGTCGCCGCGGTCCGCACGATCGAGGAGGAGCGCATCGAGCGCTTCGTCGGGGTGCCGGCGATGCTGCTCGCGCTCGCCGCGGCCGCCGAGCGCTCGCCGTCGGGTGCGGGAGCGCTCGCGTCGCTCCGCACGGTCATCACCGGCGGCGCCAACCAGGGCGAGCGCATCCGCGACGTGTTCGAGGCCGCGGTCCCGGGCGCGCGGCTGCGCAGCTACTACGGCGCCTCCGAGATCGGCTTCATCGGCTACAGCGACGTCGGCGACGGCACCCGGCTGACGCCGTTCGACGGCGTCGAGGTGGCTGTGCGCGACGACGCCGGGCGGTCGCTCCCGGATGGCGAGATCGGCACGCTGCACGTGCGGGTCGCCTCGGCGGTCGAGGGCTACCTCGCGGCGACGAGCGCCGAGCGCATCACCGATGCCGACGGCTGGTCGAGCGTGCACGACCTCGCCGCGCTCGCGGACGGCACGATCGAGCTCGCCGGGCGCGCGGGCGACATCGCCGTCTCGGGCGGCCACAAGGTGTCGCTGCCCCAGGTCGAGCGCGCGCTCGCGACCGTGCCTGGCTGCGAGTCGTGCTGCGCGGTGGCGCTCCCGGATGCGTCGCTCGGCGCGATCGTCGCGGTGGTCGTCGAGGGCGACCGCGACGCCGTGCCCCCGAAGGCGCGCATGCAGCAGGCGCTGCGACGGCTGCTCGCCCCGCAGTTCGTGCCGCACCGCTACTACCGCGCGGCTGCGCTGCCGCGCACCGCGGGCGGCAAGATCCGCCGCGTCGCGGTGGCCGACCTCATCGCCGACGGCACCGCGGAGCGGCTGTGA
- a CDS encoding DUF1684 domain-containing protein, with protein sequence MTDFRDAAQFEEAWRRWQAVRWRTVAGPHGIAALAATVWLSDADQAVDGVDGRWRADGDLVVGTGLQASGYRHRDGSPVADTVTLHAGETLVAGDALVRAFVREGVPALRRIDPNTDRRVRLREIATHRPDHAWVVTARWTPSDEPLEVEAVDGHRTTRRDAGTLAFELGGRERSLIATRGDGELAVVFADAAGDEQYPFRFLRPRLPDEHGVTTLDFNRSFLPPCAFSDHYVCPMPPPGNRLDLRVGVGERMPVYDEAR encoded by the coding sequence GTGACGGACTTCAGGGACGCAGCGCAGTTCGAGGAAGCATGGCGGCGCTGGCAGGCGGTGCGCTGGCGCACGGTCGCCGGTCCGCATGGCATCGCGGCGCTCGCGGCGACGGTCTGGCTCAGCGACGCCGACCAGGCGGTCGACGGCGTCGACGGCCGCTGGCGCGCGGATGGCGACCTCGTCGTCGGGACGGGCCTGCAGGCATCCGGCTACCGGCATCGCGACGGCTCGCCGGTGGCCGACACCGTCACCCTCCACGCGGGCGAGACGCTCGTCGCCGGCGACGCGCTGGTGCGCGCCTTCGTGCGGGAGGGCGTCCCGGCCCTGCGTCGCATCGACCCGAACACCGATCGCCGGGTGCGCCTGCGCGAGATCGCGACGCATCGACCGGATCACGCGTGGGTGGTGACGGCGCGCTGGACGCCGAGCGACGAGCCGCTCGAGGTAGAGGCCGTCGACGGGCATCGCACGACCCGCCGCGACGCCGGCACGCTCGCGTTCGAGCTCGGCGGCCGCGAGCGGTCGCTCATCGCGACCCGTGGCGATGGCGAGCTCGCCGTGGTCTTCGCCGACGCGGCGGGCGACGAGCAGTACCCGTTCCGCTTCCTGCGCCCCCGGCTGCCCGACGAGCACGGCGTCACGACGCTCGACTTCAACCGCTCGTTCCTGCCGCCGTGCGCCTTCAGCGACCACTACGTCTGCCCGATGCCGCCGCCCGGCAACCGGCTCGACCTGCGGGTCGGCGTGGGGGAGCGGATGCCCGTCTACGACGAGGCGCGCTGA
- a CDS encoding DUF2256 domain-containing protein: protein MPRPPREQKPCEHCGRPFEDRKRWASRDQWEQVRYCSRSCRAAAAKVRRAR, encoded by the coding sequence ATGCCCCGCCCACCGCGCGAGCAGAAGCCCTGCGAGCACTGCGGCCGTCCGTTCGAGGATCGCAAGCGCTGGGCGAGCCGCGATCAGTGGGAGCAGGTGCGCTACTGCTCGCGCTCCTGCCGCGCGGCAGCGGCGAAGGTGCGCCGCGCTCGATGA
- a CDS encoding cryptochrome/photolyase family protein, translating into MKAALILGTQLLERHPAFDDDEIDELFLVESAALFDRLPYHQHKIVLVLSAMRHMVDRLEREGRTVRTVRLGDGLSFAEGVTRLIERHGAEGIAWMRAADRGVDRRIDRIAARAGMRTRRWADRAFLTPEPELDAWFRDHPRARMEDFYRWQRQRTGILMEGESPAGGRWNYDVDNREPLPKGGIDIPPVPRREPDAITLEVIDEVRERFPDHPGDARDFWLPVTHEDARAWLGAFVDERLPEFGRFEDAMAADEPVLFHSVLTPSLNLGLLTPHDVVDAVLEASGDVPLPSLEGFVRQVIGWREYMRGMYRAHPELDGANALGLTRELEPWWYTGDGIPDELPVPVRTVLERVLRHGYAHHIERLMVLGNWFLLEGYAPASVNRWFLSLFVDAYEWVMVPNVFGMSQFADGGMVGTKPYVSGGAYLQRMGRWWPSARAAKESAFTDGYWDFLQRHEAVLKGNPRLALPLAQMRARREPER; encoded by the coding sequence ATGAAGGCCGCGCTCATCCTCGGCACGCAGCTGCTCGAGCGGCATCCCGCGTTCGATGACGACGAGATCGATGAGCTGTTCCTCGTCGAGTCGGCGGCGCTCTTCGACCGGCTGCCGTATCACCAGCACAAGATCGTGCTCGTGCTCTCGGCAATGCGCCACATGGTCGACCGCTTGGAGCGGGAGGGCCGCACCGTGCGCACCGTCCGCCTGGGGGACGGGCTCTCCTTCGCCGAAGGCGTCACCCGGCTCATCGAGCGGCACGGCGCCGAGGGCATCGCGTGGATGCGCGCCGCCGACCGTGGCGTCGATCGGCGCATCGATCGCATCGCGGCCCGGGCGGGCATGCGCACGCGTCGCTGGGCGGACCGGGCGTTCCTCACGCCCGAGCCAGAGCTCGACGCCTGGTTCCGCGACCACCCGCGGGCGCGCATGGAGGACTTCTACCGCTGGCAGCGCCAGCGCACCGGCATCCTCATGGAGGGCGAGAGCCCCGCCGGCGGTCGCTGGAACTACGACGTCGACAACCGCGAGCCGCTGCCGAAGGGCGGCATCGACATCCCGCCCGTGCCGCGGCGAGAGCCCGACGCGATCACGCTCGAGGTCATCGACGAGGTGCGCGAGCGCTTCCCCGACCATCCGGGCGACGCGCGCGACTTCTGGCTCCCCGTCACGCACGAGGATGCGCGCGCGTGGCTCGGCGCGTTCGTCGACGAGCGGCTGCCCGAGTTCGGGCGCTTCGAGGACGCGATGGCGGCCGACGAGCCGGTGCTCTTCCACTCGGTGCTGACGCCCTCGCTCAACCTCGGGCTGCTCACGCCGCACGACGTCGTCGACGCGGTGCTCGAGGCGAGCGGCGACGTGCCCCTGCCGTCGCTCGAGGGCTTCGTGCGCCAGGTGATCGGCTGGCGCGAGTACATGCGCGGCATGTACCGCGCGCATCCCGAGCTCGACGGCGCGAACGCGCTCGGGCTCACGCGCGAGCTCGAGCCGTGGTGGTACACCGGCGATGGCATCCCGGACGAGCTCCCGGTCCCGGTGCGGACGGTGCTCGAGCGCGTGCTCCGCCACGGCTATGCGCACCACATCGAGCGGCTCATGGTGCTCGGCAACTGGTTCCTGCTCGAGGGCTACGCGCCGGCATCCGTCAACCGCTGGTTCCTCTCGCTCTTCGTCGACGCGTACGAGTGGGTGATGGTGCCGAACGTCTTCGGCATGAGCCAGTTCGCCGACGGCGGCATGGTCGGCACGAAGCCCTACGTCTCGGGCGGCGCCTACCTGCAGCGGATGGGCCGCTGGTGGCCGTCCGCACGTGCGGCGAAGGAGTCGGCGTTCACCGACGGCTACTGGGACTTCCTGCAGCGGCACGAGGCCGTGCTCAAGGGCAATCCGCGGCTCGCGCTGCCGCTCGCGCAGATGCGGGCACGACGCGAGCCCGAGCGCTGA
- a CDS encoding MarR family winged helix-turn-helix transcriptional regulator, translating into MPSQPVTDRMVCFALYSAARATTQAYRALLEPWSLTYPQYLVLVTLWVEGPQSVKDLGEQMQLDSGTLSPLLARMERDDLVVRERSSADGRVVEVRTTPRGVALRAELAHIPSAVARGLGLDGDVDGERMLATLHGITASMHAVTDDPSSVTGRR; encoded by the coding sequence ATGCCCTCGCAGCCCGTGACCGACCGGATGGTCTGCTTCGCGCTCTACTCCGCCGCCCGCGCCACGACGCAGGCGTACCGCGCGCTGCTGGAGCCGTGGAGCCTCACGTACCCGCAGTACCTCGTGCTCGTCACGCTCTGGGTCGAGGGGCCGCAGAGCGTGAAGGACCTCGGCGAGCAGATGCAGCTCGACAGCGGCACGCTGTCGCCGCTGCTCGCGCGCATGGAGCGCGACGACCTCGTCGTGCGCGAGCGCAGCAGCGCCGACGGCCGCGTCGTGGAGGTGCGCACCACCCCGCGCGGCGTCGCGCTCCGGGCCGAGCTCGCGCACATCCCGTCCGCGGTGGCACGCGGGCTCGGCCTCGACGGCGACGTCGACGGCGAGCGGATGCTGGCGACCCTGCACGGCATCACCGCATCGATGCACGCGGTGACCGACGATCCCTCGTCGGTCACCGGACGACGATGA
- a CDS encoding organic hydroperoxide resistance protein, whose translation MDVLYTAEALSTGAGRDGRVTTVDGRLDLEMAVPKEMGGSGAGANPELLFAAGYAACFHSALQSVARSQRERLTDSSVGSRVQIGPDGSGGFQLSVHLEVVLPGVAEDRARELVDAAHTVCPYSNATRGNIEVSIAVSDD comes from the coding sequence ATGGACGTGCTGTACACCGCAGAGGCACTGTCGACCGGAGCCGGCCGCGACGGTCGCGTGACGACGGTCGACGGCCGGCTCGACCTCGAGATGGCCGTGCCGAAGGAGATGGGCGGCTCCGGCGCGGGCGCCAACCCCGAGCTGCTCTTCGCCGCCGGCTATGCCGCGTGCTTCCACTCCGCGCTGCAGTCGGTCGCGCGCTCGCAGCGCGAGCGCCTCACCGACTCGAGCGTCGGCAGCCGCGTGCAGATCGGCCCGGACGGCTCCGGCGGCTTCCAGCTGTCGGTGCACCTCGAGGTCGTGCTGCCCGGCGTCGCGGAGGACCGCGCCCGCGAGCTCGTCGACGCCGCCCACACCGTCTGCCCCTACTCGAACGCGACCCGCGGCAACATCGAGGTCTCCATCGCCGTCTCGGACGACTGA
- a CDS encoding DoxX family protein: MARAIVRVLLGAALAFAGIGHLTFARTEFQAQVPGFVPLDTDVTVVASGVVEIVLGIALIVVRRHRALVGWIVAAFFVAVFPGNIAQWAEGRDGFGLDSDAARFGRLFFQPVLVAVALWSTGAWDALRRRWRARSRPVA; the protein is encoded by the coding sequence GTGGCGCGCGCGATCGTGCGGGTGCTGCTCGGCGCGGCGCTCGCCTTCGCCGGCATCGGCCACCTCACGTTCGCCCGCACCGAGTTCCAGGCGCAAGTGCCCGGCTTCGTGCCGCTCGACACCGACGTCACCGTCGTGGCATCGGGCGTCGTCGAGATCGTCCTGGGCATCGCGCTCATCGTCGTCCGGCGCCACCGCGCGCTCGTGGGATGGATCGTCGCCGCGTTCTTCGTCGCGGTCTTCCCCGGCAACATCGCGCAGTGGGCGGAGGGGCGCGACGGCTTCGGCCTCGACTCCGACGCCGCACGCTTCGGCCGCCTGTTCTTCCAGCCCGTGCTCGTCGCGGTCGCCCTGTGGTCGACCGGCGCATGGGATGCGCTCCGTCGCCGATGGCGCGCGCGTAGCCGCCCCGTGGCGTGA
- a CDS encoding zinc-binding dehydrogenase yields the protein MRAIVHEQFGEPEDVLHVLDRPTPEPGPGQVRVRTTLATIHNHDLWTVRGTYGFKPELPAASGTEAVGVVEAVGEGVEALAVGDRVIAGGIFGVWAEQFVADAVALMPAPAGLPDQAAAQLVAMPFSAISLLEALSLEPGQWIVQNAANGAVGRMVAQLARARGVRVVGLVRRPEGVDELRDAGIDDVVATSEDGWADRIRAITGGAPIVAGVDSVGGSSAGDVLSVLAEGGTLVAFGAMGSPTLELSSGDLIFKQATVRGFWGSMVSRQMAPALKQRLFAELSERIGTGELTLPVSSVHGFDDVRGAVLASLTPGRVGKVLLRP from the coding sequence ATGCGTGCCATCGTCCATGAGCAGTTCGGCGAGCCGGAGGACGTGCTGCACGTCCTCGACCGCCCCACCCCCGAGCCCGGCCCCGGCCAGGTCCGCGTGCGCACGACGCTCGCCACCATCCACAACCACGACCTCTGGACCGTGCGCGGCACCTATGGCTTCAAGCCGGAGCTGCCCGCCGCGAGCGGCACCGAGGCGGTCGGCGTGGTGGAGGCGGTCGGCGAGGGCGTCGAGGCGCTCGCGGTCGGCGACCGCGTGATCGCGGGTGGCATCTTCGGCGTCTGGGCCGAGCAGTTCGTCGCGGACGCGGTGGCGCTCATGCCCGCCCCTGCGGGGCTGCCCGACCAGGCCGCCGCGCAGCTGGTCGCGATGCCGTTCAGCGCCATCAGCCTGCTCGAGGCCCTCTCGCTCGAGCCCGGGCAGTGGATCGTGCAGAACGCTGCGAACGGCGCGGTCGGCCGGATGGTCGCGCAGCTCGCGCGAGCACGGGGCGTGCGCGTCGTCGGTCTCGTGCGTCGCCCCGAGGGCGTCGACGAGCTGCGCGACGCGGGCATCGACGACGTCGTGGCGACCTCCGAGGACGGCTGGGCCGACCGCATCCGCGCCATCACGGGCGGGGCGCCGATCGTGGCGGGCGTCGACTCGGTCGGCGGCTCGTCGGCAGGCGATGTGCTGTCGGTGCTCGCGGAGGGCGGCACGCTCGTGGCGTTCGGTGCGATGGGCTCGCCGACGCTCGAGCTGTCGTCGGGCGACCTCATCTTCAAGCAGGCGACGGTGCGCGGCTTCTGGGGCAGCATGGTGAGCCGCCAGATGGCGCCGGCGCTCAAGCAGCGGCTCTTCGCAGAGCTCTCGGAGCGGATCGGCACGGGCGAGCTGACGCTGCCCGTCTCGAGCGTGCACGGGTTCGACGACGTGCGGGGCGCCGTGCTCGCGAGCCTGACGCCCGGCCGCGTCGGCAAGGTGCTGCTGCGACCGTAG
- a CDS encoding TetR/AcrR family transcriptional regulator, with amino-acid sequence MALPRTGPVRSEPARIAILEATAALFAEVGYDHLTIEGIAARAGVGKQTIYRWWGSKGPLVAECLLEGRLLPGRLALPDTGDVRADMAAWLTTVFRVMEAEQRLVLSLIAAAAEHPEVGAGLRDSLTGSASISGRLDAAIGTTANLQPGALTGELAEALIGAVVLRALSREPAGPADAERLLDAVLGAPTG; translated from the coding sequence GTGGCTCTACCCCGCACCGGCCCCGTCCGCAGCGAGCCGGCGCGCATCGCGATCCTCGAGGCGACCGCCGCGCTCTTCGCAGAGGTCGGCTACGACCACCTCACGATCGAGGGCATCGCCGCGCGCGCGGGCGTCGGCAAGCAGACGATCTACCGCTGGTGGGGCTCGAAGGGACCGCTGGTCGCCGAGTGCCTGCTCGAGGGCCGGCTGCTGCCCGGCCGCCTCGCGCTGCCCGACACCGGGGACGTGCGCGCCGACATGGCTGCGTGGCTCACGACCGTCTTCCGCGTCATGGAGGCCGAGCAGCGCCTCGTGCTCTCGCTCATCGCGGCAGCCGCCGAGCATCCGGAGGTCGGCGCGGGCCTGCGCGACAGCCTCACCGGCTCCGCGTCGATCTCCGGCCGGCTGGACGCCGCGATCGGGACGACCGCCAACCTCCAGCCGGGGGCGCTGACCGGCGAGCTCGCGGAGGCGCTCATCGGCGCGGTGGTGCTGCGCGCGCTCAGCCGCGAGCCGGCCGGGCCGGCCGACGCCGAGCGCTTGCTCGACGCCGTGCTCGGCGCGCCGACCGGCTGA